The sequence below is a genomic window from Saccopteryx leptura isolate mSacLep1 chromosome 3, mSacLep1_pri_phased_curated, whole genome shotgun sequence.
GTACAGTATGCTCAGGAATAGACTAATAGACAGGCTGGAATATTGAAGACTTCCAGTTTGAACAAAttgcaaataagaaaaaacagggtccccaatgaccttggggtccaGTAATCATTTAACAGCAGTTGGTACTGAAACTTTTCTAGCAAATGCCAACAATGTGATAGCTTCAAATAGTTTTAGAAGTGAATCAGCCAGGCTTTTTGAAGTTCCTGTAAGAATTCCTCCCTCAGTCCTTCTCATctgttctcctcctcctcctcatacAAGCTGTTCTCAGAGCACAGATTAGGCCTGTCAGCCACACAGGAACCCTACTGTAGATATTTTATGTAACATTTACTTATCTTCAGAACTATCCCTCCATCTTTATTTACCCTTGGCATAAATGACCCCTTTTGCTCCCATCCCTGTTCCCTTGCTGCTCCCCATACTCcagctccttctcctcttttttgtCCCCATCCCTTCCCTCCTTGCTTTCTTGGTGTTACATACGGCTTTAGCACTTCCCAGCCAACTAACACCCAGCTGTTCTTCTCAGACTAGCTCTCTTTTGCTCTGTGGCAGGCACCTGAGCTTCAAGTCCAGACCTCTTAGCCTGACACACTGAAGAGGGACTGGCTTCTCCAGGATCAGCCATTGGCCCCTAGATCCCACACAAGCAGCCTCAGAAGGCCTCAAAAGTCAGTGGGGGCTCTGGTCTTGCTCCCTTCCCTTTAGTCTCACTGGCTATATGCCTTCTGGGTCTTGGATTTTTTAGAAGTCTGGACTCCAAGTCAGCCTCACACAGCCCTGACCTGACTTCATCCTGATTGAGACCCCTCCATGCTCTCCAAAAGGGAATTAGTGACCTGGGGAGTTCAAGACTAAGGACGGCCCGAAACCTGGCAGGCTTTGTGGATATGGTCTTTACGTCCACTATAGCCACTCAAGACCTTCTTAGAGTTCCTCCTTCTCAGGCTGTTCTTCTTCTGAGGCCCTGGTGGCTGGTGGCGAATGAGGCTTACATACATATATGTTCCAGATTGTAATTCTAGGATTGAACCCCATCAATGTACAGCTCATTGACCAAGAAATGAATTACCATGATTGCCCAAAAATTGCACCTAAAAAGCAGTTCTCCTCGTgactaaggagagagagagagagagagagagagagagagtttaatTTGATCTAAGGTGATCAGAATCTGTGTAAAATTAGGAGAGAAAGGTATTCCCATAATTAAAGTATTTTAGAGGAAGTCTGAAAACTTCGATATGGTGAGTTCATTTGCAGAGCTATGGTGGGGCGCCAGCAATGCTACAGAGACTGTCATTGCTCACATCATCTCAGGAATTTACCCAGTATTGGTCCCGCAGGGGTAGAGGGGCATACAATGTGACATTCCAGAGGAGTGGCTGTAGACTCAGAGAGAAGATTCAAGAAGAAGCCTCAACTTGAACGAACAAGGCAAGGATTCTAAATGTTTTGCATCAGCTTTTTTTGTAGAGGTTTTTGACTAAGTAAGCTGTAACCTGGTTGTGACTTGGCCCAAATTTGGTAAAGAGGTGTCTTTTTTCATGCCTGTcacatacacttttttttcttaagtgagaagcaaggaggcagagatacagactctcgcatgtgcctcgactgggacccacccggcaacccccctatggagccatgctctgcccatctgggaccattgctctgttgctgggcaaccaagctatttttagcacctgaggtgaggccatggagccatcttcagtgcctgaggccaacttgcttcaaccgagccatggctgcaggaggggaagaaagagaaagagagaaagagagaagggagagggggaagagtggagaagcagatggtcgcttctcctgtgtgtactgactgggaatcgaacccagggtatccacacaccaggctgacattctaccactgagccaaccggccacagcCACATGCACTTATTAGAGAGCATTCCAGAAGGAGGAGCTGCTACTGCTGAGTGCACATAGGGGCTGCCTAGGAATACTAGGCACAGGGATCTTTTCCACTGAGGGTAGTGTGTGTTAATAAAATGGGAGCCTACTACTTAGAGTGAGgtgaaattatgtattttttcatgtCTATACAAAATTCTGCATACTCTGTGTATGTGTAATTCATTCTTATAACAGTTGTagcagtcattttatttttcagattggaTCACCCAGACTTATCACAGCAGGGACTAAAAAGGCCCAAGAagcagaagataaaagaaactaaAGGATGGTCCTGTGTATCTGTGGCGGAGAGTAGGGTGGGGGTCGTGGGCAGAGGAACACAGATTCTTCTTTGTTTTACTGGTAAGCAACCTGAATGACTCAATTGCATCGTTCttttgcaggcgtccccaaactacagcctgtgggccgaatgcggccccccaccgcacttccggaagggacacctctttcattggtggtcagtgagaggagcactgtatgtagcggccctccaacagtctgagggacagtgaactggccccctgtgtaaaaagtttggggacccctgttttaaagcaACACTTCAAGAGACTAACAAGGCAACACTGATCATATCCTGTGATTTAGTAGGAGGCAATATCATCCCTGGTTTACAAAACAAGTATTCCCTGAGAGAAACCAACATCACAAAGAGATTACAAATCTGTGAAGGAACAACTAGCTCCTggattaaaaatatacacaaatgcTTGGAAGAGTTGTGTCTTCATCAGGGCTGGTTCCCAGGCCACTCTGCTGGGAGAAACCAAGAGGACAGGGCCCCCTTGAAACCATACTTTGCATTTACACAGGTGGCACTTTGGCTTTGACAAAGCACTCTGTCTCCCTCACTGCCTTCTTTAGAACTACTTTTAGATTTATGACAGTATCATAAAGTGTGAGAAGGTCACATGTGCACTATAATAATTCATGAGAATAAAGGGGTTGGCTGCAATTGATTTTCTCAATGGATGGGCTGTGCTCTGAATGCATTAACATCAAAACCTGCTCATGAAGTAATGAGTAATAAGATCTCTGCTTTCGTATTATTCTTTCTAATTCTCAGTTGCCTTgcttgtttttagtgagagagataggaagtgagagaaatgagaagcaacaactttatgagttgcagcactttagttgttcattgactacttctcatatgtgccttgaccagggaggggggctccagccaagccagtggaccccttgttcaagccagtgatgttttgggctcaagccagtgaccatggggtcgtgtcaatgatcctgcactcatgccagtgaccccacactcaagttggtgagcctgcgctcaagccagatgagtctgtgctcatgccagtgacctcagagtttcgaacctgggacttcagagtctcgggtcaatgctctatccactgtgccaccaccagtcaggctaattcTCAGCTGTTTTTAAATGAAGGGAAAGCACCACCAGAAGAAttacgtgtgtgcgtgtgtgtgtgttctcgAAGACAGGATAGGGTGAAGAGGAAAGTCTAGCCCATCCAGGAGAGACCTCACGAAATGCAGATTTGCAATTAGGCTGAGCTCTGTTCAAGCTAATTGCCATTAAATACTtctaagaacaaaggaaaaggaaGCAAAGATGCTCTTGTAAATAGTCAACTGAGCCTGTTAGAAAGTGTCATTCAGGGCTTTGTGGGAAGTATTAGGTTAGATAGGAAATAAGTAGAGAATTCTAAAATTTGCTCCCTGACCTTAAATCTATATTGTCCTCTTCTTGTTTATCTTGACTAAGCTTTCACATgcgctctctctcactctcttccccacccaccccatgACCCACCACCATTCCCACCCCCTTTCTTGCTTCAGGTTCCACAAACTGGCCAGGTACCTAGTTCATGATCTGGAGCAGCTGGGGCTAATAAGCAGACAAACAGCTGGACTTGTTCTCTTCATTCTTTATTTGCTCCTTTCATTCTTTTATCCACCAATGCAAGTTGTGGAGGACAGCAGGAAGCCACAAGTGCAGTGGTACATGACAGCTAGCTGAGTGAGCTGCACACGACCCCTGGACACCACAGAGGTAACAGTGGGCATCAGCCCCTGGGCCGGGAAAGCAGACTGCACAGCTGAGAGCCCAGCAGGAAAGCCCACCTCCCACCATAGTTTGGCctttaaaacatgaaaaacagTTGCattctttgtccttttatttttctttaataacaaaaaaaggaaaaccaaaaccTTCTATAATTTATATGCTATTTTTTGCTATCTacattatatagaaaatatagacTGTTTATTTTATAACACACATATTTTCCCCTtgataaataattctttaaaatatcttgtATACATGCCTTGACTTTTTATACATAAGTTTGATTTTATACATATACGTACATATATACTCAGCATCTTTTAAAATCGACTTTCTAAGTTGATCTCGATTATAAGTGATGCAGTGAACAGCAGAGCTGGAGATTTTCACACTGTCCTTGGCCGATTATGGGAGAAGGCCTTGGAATTTGCACTAGGTTGTTGGATATCACACAGGAAAATGTCTTTTCTTAGGGAGCACACTTTTGAGTTGGTTTGTGACTCAGAATCAGCGGCGGATTGCATTTATACCTTTACACCCTCTTAACTCTCCTCATCTGGTCTGATAGCTGCAGCTGGTGAATTTGATTTGTGTTTGTAAATTATGTTTTTGATTCTATTGCCCCTTTATTCTCGgggtgggttggggtgggggcaggatggGGAGCAGAGTTCGCCATTGCTTATGACATCATGGGGTGAAAGTAAATCCAGTTGCATCTGAAGGGACTTCAGAGCCCAATATATTTAGTTCCTTTATTTTATATCCCCCAAGTGGTTAAGTGATGGCCAAGGTCACACCAACTGTTAGTGGCAGACCCAGAACTAGAAGCTGAGTTTTCTGTCTCTAAGTTACATCTTGCTCCACACACCTTCCTGCCTCTCAGATGGGAagagggaggctcagagaggtgcaaTGGCTTGTCTGAGGTCTCATGGCTACTGGGTGGAAGAGTTGCAATTAAAACTTAGACGTGCAAATGGACTGTGTTCCCTGAGTTGTTGCAGCTGAATcaattttctagaaatttatttatattttgaatgtaCTCATTAAAAACTAGCTGTTCAGAATATCTTGTTGTGATTGTAAATGTGAACAGTTATCTAATTTGTATGGTATTTGGCAAAGACGGGGACATAAATTTAGATATGGGCTTTTGAGGTTTCCCGAGGTCAGTTCTACTTATATTTCTGCCCCCCCACAACTCTCCTAGATATAAATTTCAAAGCCCTGAAATTTATGGAACAGAGGCCATGACATTGGGGagctcatttaaaaacaaaaacaatcaaagCCCTACATTTCAATTCCCTTTTGAGACAAGGAGGAGGGTCAGGAAAGAAGCTGTGTGAGTCTGGCTGGCTGGCCGCACTGAGGCTTCCCCACCCTAGAGGGAGGAGTGGGCCAATTGGAAACACTGGGCTTCAGAGGACAGCCCTGACGTTGCCTGTCTTCCAGGACTTCTCACAAGACAAGTGAAGACCACACCTCACCCACCCCATGCTGCTTTAAGAGATGGGCTCAAGTTTTCACACTGGAATCTGGAGGTCCAGCCAGTACCATATCTGAGTGACCGCATCAGTTATCAGTGGAAAGCTGTGTACTACCAACCTTTTTCTTCCCCACATCACTGTCCCTACTCACTGGAGCCCCTGGGGAACCACTGAAGCGTCTGGCTCTCAGGCTACTACAGTGTTGCACTACTGAATCCCCTTGAGTCTGTTTATACCAACAATGAATAGAGGAATAACAAGACCACATCCTACACAATGGTTTTATGCTTAGTGTGGCAATCTAAAGCTTGCTGGGTGGGTGGCAAGGCTCTATAGAAAAATCACGGTGTCACGTGTCTCTGCTTAATAGTTGTCCTAGATcaaagtcagtgaccctgggcaagttgcTGTTCCTTTCAGAACCTCGATtatctcatatgtaaaatgggaataacaatacTCAATACTAAAGCGTTCTTTTtatggattaaatgagataactgaAAATACCCTGCACACAAAGGATATCAAGAAATGTTAGGGCACAGAGAGTGCTCAGATTGCTCTCTGCACAGGGAAAAGGCTCTGGGAAAAGTTCATCTTAGTAGGAGTTGGCCAAGACTACCACTAGGGTCCAGATACACCTGACATGAAGGTATCTGCTGCCAGGAAGGCTAAGGAGTTTTCTGCGGTCCCTGCTATGCCTGTCCCATTGAAGGGAGACGTTGTAGAGCAGCTGATAGTGGCTGTGGACTCTCTCTCCAGAGGAAAATGCAGAGAATCCAAATAAGCCCAGAGCATGCCCACACGCTGTGGATGCCATGTAAAAGTCCCTCACCTATCCCTCCTCAGTATTTGGAATTTGGGACATCTGCAGGGGCAACCAGTGGCATGAGCCAAAACTATCAGTGGCAGAGGCATCCACACAGGGTGGGAACAAATCAGGCAAAGGAGACTAAATGTGATGTCCCTAAAGTGGTGCCATTACTATGCTCACTCCTTGCAAATTAAACCAAGAGGAAAGAGCTGGATTATCACTGGGACTTGTCCTAGATCAAAGTCAGCTGAGGGCACTATGAGGTGCTGAACTTTTTTTCAGCAAGCTCTGTTGAAAGCTTGAGATTATAGCTCCATATTGCAACTAAGTCTTGGTAAGTGGTAGGACAGGAGCAAAAGGAGCAGTAAAGAAGTACTTTAAATCTGCtgactataatttttatattaaaaaaatgaactatactggtcttttcttcctctcattcCTGCATCTACCTACTACATGCATGTCAGTAGATAACATCTGAGtacttactaaaatatttttcatgctttttatttatttattttttttacagggacacagagagagtcagaaagagggacagatagggacagacagacaggaacgaagagagatgagaagcatcaatcctcagtttttcgttgcgacaccttagttgttcattgattgctttctcatatgtggcttgaccgcaggccttcagcagaccgagtaaccccttgctcaagccagcaacctttggtccaagctggtgagctttttgctcaaaccagatgagcctgtgctcaagctggcaaccttggggtctcgaacctgggtcctctgcatcccagtccaatgctgtatccactacgccaccacctagtcaggcttttcatgctttttaaaagaatatatatcctggccatggccagttgactcagtggatagagcgtcagcttggtatatggacatcccaggttcgattctcggtcaagacatacaagagaagcgaccatctgcttctcttcccttccacctactccatctctccctcttcccttagcgcagccagtggctcaactggtccaagtgtcagcctcaggcactgaggatagctcgggtggtccgagtgtcagccccaggtgccaaggatagcttggttgatttgagcatcggccccaggtagGGTTGCCAGggggattccagtcagggtgcttatctttctcactatctcccctcctctcacttaaaaaaacaaaacaaaagaatatatacctTTTCTATATACCCTAGCCtcaaataagaatttttatttagacaCTATCACAGAGCTCAGAGGCCTTTGGAGGGAAAAAGAGTCCCAAGTATTTTGGTTAAgtacagaaatttaaaattgaaaccCCAGGAAAATCCCTCCTTAGGTTATAAACAATTTAGGAAAATGAGACCCATAGAGTAATCTATGTAGTTTCCTTTTCCTTCATCCTTAATCACAGCCTTTCAGGAtagctaggaaaaaaaaattcactccaTTCAGTTTCCAGTATCCAGAAGGCAACTCAGGAGAACCTGAGCCAAAGCAGTCCACAGGGTGACTCTCTGCTCAAATGAGCTCTCGAGACTTCCACTCGGTCAGATCTCCAGTTTTGAACTGATAGCTACAGAAGCTTGGCATGTCATCACAAAGTCTGGAAACAGATCAGGGACTGTAACGGACCATGGAGAGTTTCAGTTGACTAATCTTACCATACTGCATTAGGCCCTGAATGAAATAGGCTGTTTCCAGGAAGACAACCCTTATTCTTCCATGCTAGAAAATGTTCACCATTCCCGCAATGTCTGGACACCCACACTGCACCAATGGGCAGCCTGGGCTTCACAGGACATTGTCCCTGGGAGGAGAATGGAGGGTGCAACTGATTGTACTGTTTGTTTTCAGATTCTGCCTGCTCAGAACCTGGAGGGAACTCTCTGCCCCTTAAATTCCCTTCTAGTTCTCCTGCCAATTATCTGAAAAGAAGTCTAAATCTCAGTAGTATGAGCTGTGAACAAAACTTAGGTAGATTTACAAGCACTAGTTTCTATATCCAACCTTGACAAATCTGTGGaataaaggacaaagaaaaaataaaaggataattctctgttttcaaaatgtatttgatTTGTTCCTTTCAAGACCAGTCCTGAATCTTTGAGAGTGATTTTCGTGACATTTGGTGGCAGTAAGCATTTACAAACCCGTGTGtatgcgtgcgtgcatgtgtgtgcatgcatatgtacATGTCAGGCTGTTCCATTTTGGCACCACCTCCTCTGAGCCTGCAGTTTGCCCTCTCCAATAAATGCTCTGTACACAGAGGTGACAAGACAGGAGAGACGGGAGGCCAAGGAGTAGAAGAACATGTTTTTCTAACCTCAGCTTCTCAATCCTACATGAAGATATACCTGAGAGGGACCTATGTCCCTGttgtccttttgttttgttttgttttgtctaatacctcttcaattttttttcaggtatcaCATTCATGAAAGCACAGGTCAAAGCTAAGGAAAAGAGCcttggctctttctttttttttttcttcttttttttggaaagagGATTATATCTAAGTGGAAGTGCAACTTCCCTTTTACATCCACAAAGCTGCATGAAACTCCTAAAAGGCATTCCCTAGCTAGGTAGGAGAGATGGGTGTTGGAGCACAAAGCCAGTTCAGGGATGGCTCACTTTCCCTTCTGCTGGAGAGCTCCCACTGCACACCAGGGCACCCTGCTGGCCCAGTTCTTGAGGGTAGGGTAGCACAGGAGTTTGTAGTCACACCCATGCCTCCTGCTGCCTCCCTGGCCCTACCTGGGAAGACAGGTGACAGGACAACCTCCATACTAGTGTACCTTACCTTCAATTCTGCTCCATCAGAAGTAATGTTATAAGATGGCTTCTTGCAGTTTTTTAATTGCTGATAAATTCAAAGGACTATGTCATCCTTTGCCTCGTCTCTTGCTCTTTCCTTTTGGCTTAAGAACCTGTCTCTCTGCTGGCCATTGCTGATACTCCCTTACCCCGCCTCAGGCCAGGTGAAGGGCAGTGGACCAATTAGGAAGACACTCCCTCCTGCTTCCTATGAGGAAGTGAGGAAGACCATCAATCAAGAAAGCTGTACACTTTGCTGCTAAGTGCTTTTTCCTTCAGACACTTAAAGTAGCTTCCTGGAATTTGAATTTTCTCATGAGCCCACTGCACCCCTACCTTTCCCCAGACTAACAGGCTTGTGTGAACCTGTGAGGATGTGCCTTCTCCTgccaatgtgtgtgtggggggtgggcagcACCAGCTCAGCTTGCCCTCACAGGAGCATCTGGCTTGCAAAGaaggccaggtgcagggagatAAGGAGGAAAGCCAACCCTCCTAGCTTTTCACAGTGAAGGGCAGCAGAGGCAGCTAAACTCCTCCCTCTCATGCAAATATCCAGCAGGGTTGGTCCCAGAAAAGGCAGGCCCTCTGAACAATCCCAGGTTATCTACTTAGCATCCTAACAGTCTCGTTTGGGGCCCCTCACCTGGGCTGGGGTTCACCTTCCCAGGTGCCATTTATTTCCATTGCCCCTCCACATCCCCAAACTCACTTTCCCCAATATCTCTCCCTGACTCTGGGCCCCACACAGAAAGCCTAAGTCCCCCAGATTCCCAGTCCATGCTAACAGTACAGGGACATCCTGCTGCGGCGCATGGCCTCGCTGATTAGGTAGGCAGGGCTCAGCTCTGGTTCCTCTGTCATAATGGCAATATTCTGCCACTCGCCCGTCTGGCTGGACCTCTTTATTGTGTCTACCACACAAAGTGCGTACAGGCAATCATCGAAGGTGGCGGCCATGGTGAGTGGCCGTCCATCCCATGTGCGCCGGTCATCCTGGTCCTGGAATGCCTGGCGCACAGCCTGCATCATCTTGATGGTGCCACGCAGGTAGGGTGACGGGATGTCGCTGAAGGCCTTCTCGGGCAGCAGGGAGTTGCTGACAGGTGTGGAGTCCTGCAGAAGCAGCTCCTGCTCTGGGGCACTATTGCGCTGCCCGTACAGGTCTGTGCCCACCGCCAACAGGCGCCCAGCCGAGCCCACCACGGTCACATCCTGCTTGAACTCGCCTGGCACGTTGAAGTTGAGGGTGACAGTGCAGCACACCCCACCCTCCAGCACCATCTGGAAGGTGCAGAAGTCATCGCTGGTGATCTGGCGGATGCCCTTTATGTGGTCGGTCTGCTTCACAAAGGTCTTGAGCAGCCCGTGGACCTTGACGGCCTTCTGGCCAGTGAGGAAGGTGAGCAGGTCAATGATATAGGTGCCCACCGAGTGCAGGCCACCTCCGCCCATCAGGTCGTCACAGCTCCAGTTGTACTTCTTGCCCAGCAGGCTGCCACTGTGCACCTGCACCTCGCACACCAGCAGCTTGCCCACGTAGCCATCCTCGATGAGCTGCTTCATGTGCACGAAGGCTGGCAGGAAGCGCAGCACGTTGCCCATGATGCTCATGAGCTTGGGGTAGTAGTGGGCGGCAGACATCATGCGAAAGGCATCCAGCGGTGTGGCTGTGCGGTCGCAGATGACAT
It includes:
- the GFOD1 gene encoding glucose-fructose oxidoreductase domain-containing protein 1 isoform X1, which translates into the protein MLPGVGVFGTSLTARVIIPLLKDEGFAVKALWGRTQEEAEELAKEMSVPFYTSRIDEVLLHQDVDLVCINLPPPLTRQIAVKTLGIGKNVICDRTATPLDAFRMMSAAHYYPKLMSIMGNVLRFLPAFVHMKQLIEDGYVGKLLVCEVQVHSGSLLGKKYNWSCDDLMGGGGLHSVGTYIIDLLTFLTGQKAVKVHGLLKTFVKQTDHIKGIRQITSDDFCTFQMVLEGGVCCTVTLNFNVPGEFKQDVTVVGSAGRLLAVGTDLYGQRNSAPEQELLLQDSTPVSNSLLPEKAFSDIPSPYLRGTIKMMQAVRQAFQDQDDRRTWDGRPLTMAATFDDCLYALCVVDTIKRSSQTGEWQNIAIMTEEPELSPAYLISEAMRRSRMSLYC
- the GFOD1 gene encoding glucose-fructose oxidoreductase domain-containing protein 1 isoform X2 — translated: MMSAAHYYPKLMSIMGNVLRFLPAFVHMKQLIEDGYVGKLLVCEVQVHSGSLLGKKYNWSCDDLMGGGGLHSVGTYIIDLLTFLTGQKAVKVHGLLKTFVKQTDHIKGIRQITSDDFCTFQMVLEGGVCCTVTLNFNVPGEFKQDVTVVGSAGRLLAVGTDLYGQRNSAPEQELLLQDSTPVSNSLLPEKAFSDIPSPYLRGTIKMMQAVRQAFQDQDDRRTWDGRPLTMAATFDDCLYALCVVDTIKRSSQTGEWQNIAIMTEEPELSPAYLISEAMRRSRMSLYC